From Mytilus galloprovincialis chromosome 9, xbMytGall1.hap1.1, whole genome shotgun sequence, the proteins below share one genomic window:
- the LOC143046298 gene encoding uncharacterized protein LOC143046298, which yields MHRFTFVFMFLWILKTSNGLRMIIREGSTRELWCIGDMVLDIYFAKYEGRAIYCGRNEVTASVQQQCDGLTRCQVSAKDEIYDDSCAFSNEVLTIRYGCVAPTLSTATEDTLGSTTDINRWHSSTSDSDRRPSSVTDDILLVNTTSIEPRESAQTNIGNGHTSETITIATLIGGCIFGLLLIAVITITIFRHFSGAKDIYAGDNVETLHISALSGSELDHRDHRSGLIENVAETHLNNRDNNQSSNTSTFLSMAYKNNSYTLEPTTVKKVSESAESSHVTVETRCKYIDDSEYSVIQNYSDSGDILPPSYDVVRECTSPKCLAVCANKYNRAHYNGNSYDKTNTTQIQWSSDHNDGYSTAATFLLESDQCRYNTDSSQHVYENQLIGSKDKTASNQHKTSRKFTFGADHLSAEKKDMNASTKKRNPYDNMNFTKSSRAEKTYKKATPNYQNIGDNFSPAANYINIDEKLSIENQKEDSDYSSPINRTSRSQGVEESEQNNNKQSQCYMPMNFGSSKKNTDFVESDNVYVPIMSPTTLVSLSDVFDDTYQL from the exons ATGCATcgttttacttttgttttcatgTTTCTGTGGATTTTAAAGACATCAAATG GCCTACGAATGATAATAAGAGAAGGCAGCACAAGGGAATTATGGTGCATTGGAGATATGGTGTTAGATATATATTTTGCTAAGTATGAAGGTCGAGCTATATACTGTGGTCGAAATGAAGTGACAGCTAGTGTACAACAGCAATGTGACGGACTAACAAGGTGTCAAGTCTCTGCGAAAGATGAAATTTATGACGATTCTTGTGCATTTTCTAATGAAGTACTTACAATCAGATACGGTTGTGTGG CTCCAACATTATCTACTGCAACTGAAGACACTCTCGGATCAACGACAGACATTAATAGATGGCATTCCTCTACATCAGACAGCGACAGAAGGCCATCGTCGGTCACTGACGATATCTTAT tggtGAACACGACATCTATAGAACCACGTGAATCAGCACAGACCAATATTGGCAATGGTCATACTAGTGAGACCA TAACCATAGCGACATTAATTGGTGGATGCATATTTGGATTATTGTTGATTGCTGTCATTACAATAACGATATTTCGAca tttcagtgGAGCCAAAGACATATATGCCGGTGACAATGTAGAAACACTACATATTAGTGCTCTCAGTGGTTCTGAATTAGATCATCGTGATCATAGAAGCGGTCTAATTGAAAATGTAGCCGAAACACATCTTAACAACAGAGATAATAATCAAAGTAGCAATACGTCAACCTTTCTTTCCATGGCATATAAAAACAACAGTTACACGTTGGAACCAACAACTGTTAAAAAGGTTTCTGAAAGTGCAGAGAGCAGTCATGTGACTGTAGAAACAAGATGTAAATATATCGATGATTCTGAATATAGTGTCATACAAAATTACTCAGACTCAGGAGACATTTTACCGCCATCTTATGACGTTGTACGAGAATGTACTTCACCAAAATGTCTAGCTGTGTGTGCCAATAAATATAACCGCGCTCATTACAATGGAAATTCATATGacaaaacaaatacaacacaAATACAATGGTCAAGTGACCACAATGACGGCTACAGTACCGCAGCAACTTTTCTTCTTGAATCGGACCAATGTAGGTATAATACTGATAGCTCTCAACATGTCTATGAAAATCAATTAATAGGTTCCAAAGACAAAACGGCTTCAAACCAGCATAAGACAAGCAGAAAATTTACATTTGGCGCCGATCATTTGTCAGCTGAAAAAAAGGATATGAATGCATCTACGAAAAAGAGAAATCCTTATGACAATAtgaattttacaaaatcttctcgaGCAGAAAAAACGTACAAAAAGGCAACAcctaattatcaaaatattggaGATAATTTCTCTCCAGCAGCAAACTATATCAATATTGACGAGAAACTGTCAATAGAAAATCAAAAAGAAGATAGTGACTATTCTTCACCAATTAACAGGACATCCAGAAGTCAGGGAGTGGAGGAATCagaacaaaacaataataaacaatcTCAGTGTTACATGCCCATGAATTTTGGAAGTTCGaagaaaaatacagattttgtagAAAGTGACAATGTTTATGTACCAATTATGTCCCCAACGACTTTAGTATCACTGTCCGATGTTTTTGATGACACTTATCAATTATAA